In the Verrucomicrobiia bacterium genome, one interval contains:
- the thyA gene encoding thymidylate synthase: protein MKQYLDLLKDVKENGVKREDRTGVGTLSVFGRQVRYDLSEDFPAVTTKKLYLRSVIHELLWFLQGSTNIKYLIDNNVHIWDEWPYRAYLLSQNKALPKVGSAAWNNGLQEFTERIKTDLAFAEKYGELGPVYGYQWRSWPTPDGRYIDQIQAAIDQIKNNPNSRRIIVSAWNAADIDEMAKAGIPPCHTLFQFYVSEGKLSCQLYQRSGDAFLGVPFNIASYALLTMMIAQVTGLEPGEFIHTLGDAHIYLNHLEQVELQLSRDPRPLPQMVINPKVTSIFDFTINDFELQNYDPHPPIKAPIAV, encoded by the coding sequence ATGAAACAATACCTAGATTTATTAAAAGACGTAAAAGAAAATGGCGTAAAGCGCGAAGATCGCACTGGCGTCGGCACACTAAGCGTCTTTGGCCGACAAGTCCGCTACGATTTATCAGAAGACTTTCCGGCGGTTACAACAAAAAAACTTTATCTCCGCTCGGTCATTCACGAGCTGTTATGGTTTTTGCAGGGCAGTACCAACATTAAGTATCTGATTGATAATAACGTCCATATTTGGGACGAGTGGCCGTACCGCGCGTATCTACTCTCGCAAAATAAAGCCCTGCCCAAAGTTGGCAGCGCTGCCTGGAATAACGGGCTTCAAGAGTTTACCGAACGCATAAAAACCGACCTGGCATTCGCCGAAAAGTACGGCGAACTTGGACCAGTCTACGGCTATCAGTGGCGCAGCTGGCCGACACCCGATGGCCGCTACATCGATCAAATCCAAGCCGCCATTGATCAAATCAAAAACAACCCTAATTCACGGCGTATTATTGTCTCGGCCTGGAACGCTGCTGATATTGATGAAATGGCCAAAGCCGGCATTCCGCCGTGCCACACGCTGTTTCAATTTTATGTGTCCGAGGGTAAGTTAAGCTGCCAGCTCTACCAGCGAAGCGGCGATGCTTTTTTGGGTGTGCCGTTCAACATCGCCTCGTATGCGCTACTGACCATGATGATAGCTCAGGTAACCGGTTTAGAGCCTGGCGAATTCATACACACACTTGGCGATGCACATATTTACTTAAACCATCTGGAGCAAGTAGAGTTGCAGCTGTCACGCGACCCGCGGCCACTACCGCAAATGGTTATTAATCCTAAAGTCACCTCAATCTTTGACTTTACTATCAACGATTTTGAGCTGCAAAATTACGATCCCCATCCGCCAATCAAGGCACCGATCGCTGTATAA
- a CDS encoding dihydrofolate reductase, producing MLSLIVARAKNNVIGKNNALPWYLPADLKHFRQVTLGRSVIMGRKTYESIVARLGHALPERQNIVISRHTWPATSSVVFVTSFKEALKAAKSDEVVVIGGAGVYTEALPQVEKIYLTEVEAEIPGDVYFPELNMDDWKEVAREPHQKDEKHPYNYSFVELVRRQ from the coding sequence ATGCTTTCACTGATTGTTGCCCGCGCGAAGAATAACGTTATTGGTAAAAACAATGCCCTGCCGTGGTATTTGCCGGCCGACTTAAAGCACTTTAGGCAAGTAACGCTTGGTAGAAGCGTCATAATGGGGCGCAAAACGTACGAATCAATCGTGGCGCGGCTTGGCCATGCGCTACCAGAGCGGCAAAATATCGTGATCTCGCGGCATACGTGGCCGGCGACGTCGAGTGTTGTATTCGTTACTTCTTTTAAAGAAGCTCTAAAAGCAGCAAAGTCAGATGAAGTCGTTGTGATTGGTGGCGCTGGGGTGTATACCGAGGCGCTGCCGCAGGTTGAGAAGATTTATTTAACTGAAGTTGAAGCTGAAATCCCGGGTGACGTGTATTTTCCAGAACTCAATATGGATGACTGGAAAGAAGTTGCCCGCGAACCCCACCAAAAAGACGAAAAGCACCCGTATAACTATAGCTTCGTCGAATTAGTTCGGCGCCAATAG
- the rplJ gene encoding 50S ribosomal protein L10 — MAISREKKQALVTELSELFATAKSTAAAAYAGLSVAELQELRAQAREAEVTIKVVKNRLVRVALGANDTYKDADTSLLTGQLVYAFSATDEVAPAQILAQFAKKHPHLQLVAGFDASGATLSTEAVKALAELPTKEQLRGMVVSTIAAPLTGFLGVANGAQRGFAQVLKQRAEQL; from the coding sequence ATGGCAATTTCACGCGAGAAAAAACAAGCGTTAGTTACAGAGCTTTCAGAACTATTTGCGACCGCCAAAAGCACCGCTGCCGCTGCCTACGCTGGCTTATCGGTAGCTGAACTGCAAGAGTTGCGCGCCCAAGCCCGCGAAGCGGAAGTGACAATTAAAGTTGTCAAAAACCGCCTCGTTCGCGTAGCGCTTGGTGCTAATGACACCTATAAAGATGCCGACACCAGCTTACTTACAGGACAGCTAGTGTACGCCTTTAGCGCTACCGACGAAGTCGCTCCAGCCCAAATTCTGGCCCAGTTTGCTAAAAAGCATCCGCACCTGCAATTGGTTGCCGGCTTTGATGCCAGCGGCGCAACACTGTCTACAGAGGCTGTTAAAGCACTCGCCGAGCTACCAACCAAAGAGCAACTCCGTGGCATGGTGGTCAGCACTATCGCCGCACCGCTTACTGGCTTCCTTGGCGTAGCTAATGGTGCGCAGCGCGGGTTTGCCCAGGTACTTAAACAGCGCGCTGAACAACTATAG
- the rplL gene encoding 50S ribosomal protein L7/L12 yields MDEKKPVELSAAQKKIVDELNKLSALELSQIVKYLEEEWGVSAAAPAVAVAAPAGGDAAAPADEKTEFTVTLKDAGSQKVAVIKAVKELTGLGLGEAKALVDNAPSTIKEKVNKEDAEAAKKALEDAGATAELS; encoded by the coding sequence ATGGACGAAAAGAAACCTGTTGAGCTTTCTGCTGCTCAAAAGAAAATCGTTGACGAACTCAACAAATTAAGCGCTCTTGAACTGAGCCAAATCGTAAAATACCTCGAAGAAGAGTGGGGCGTGAGCGCTGCTGCTCCAGCTGTTGCCGTAGCTGCACCTGCTGGTGGCGACGCTGCTGCACCTGCTGACGAAAAGACCGAATTCACCGTTACCCTCAAAGACGCTGGTAGCCAAAAAGTAGCTGTTATTAAAGCAGTTAAAGAATTGACTGGCCTTGGTCTTGGAGAAGCAAAAGCCTTGGTTGATAACGCACCAAGCACCATCAAAGAAAAAGTTAACAAAGAAGACGCTGAAGCCGCTAAGAAAGCTCTCGAAGACGCAGGCGCAACAGCTGAACTCAGCTAA